Genomic window (Methyloprofundus sp.):
ATAGAAAGCTGCGATAACTTATTACTTATTGAACTTGCATTACGAAATTTACCTATAAATTCTCTGGCTACAGTACTGATCACCCATAAACTGACACTAATACCAAGAAATACGCGTATCTCAAAACCTGTACCATATACAAATGGAAAAATTAAGCCAATCAACAAACTGATGACAGCGGGCAACCATAAAGTTTTCAACATGGATTCACTGGATGTTTCCCGCCAGCGTACCGCAATTGAAATCCCCATAGCAACAGCCATTGTGCCCATAATTGGTACAAATACCGCATTAAAATACGGAGGACCTACCGAAATTTTTCCCTGACCTAAAGCATCGATCAATAACGGATATAAAGTACCCAGCAAGACAGTCACAGCCATCACCGTTAGAAATACATTGTTAATCAGTAGTACGACTTCCCGAGACAACCATGAAAAGCTGGATTCACTTTTTACATTAGGAGCTTTTAAAGCATATAGGGTCAACGAGCCGCCCATAGTGATTGCTAATAACATTAAGATGAAGAAGCCACGCTCTGGATCACTGGCAAAGGCATGTACCGAGGTTAATACTCCTGAACGTACTAAAAATGTCCCTAGCAGACTTAAAGAAAAGGCAAAAATGGCTAATAACAAAGTCCAACTTTTAAACACACCACGCTTTTCAGTGACAGCAAGAGAATGCACGAGCGCAGTTCCCACCAACCATGGCATCAATGAAGCATTTTCAACCGGATCCCAAAACCACCAGCCGCCCCAACCTAGTTCATAGTATGCCCACCAACTACCTAAAGTAATACCTAAGCCCAAGAATGCCCAAGCAACATTAGTCCATGGCCTGGACCAGCGTGCCCATGCGGCATCCATACGGCCTGACAATAATGCGGCAATAGCAAAAGCAAAAGCCACTGAAAACCCTACATAGCCCATATACAACATCGGTGGATGCACAATTAAGCCAAAATCTTGTAATAAAGGGTTTAAATCTGCACCATCCGCAGGATGCCGTGGTAAATAACGCGCAAATGGACTGGAAGTAATTAATAGAAATGAAATAAAACCGGTTGCAACCATGCCCATCACTGATAAAACTCGGGCCAACATATCCAATGGCAGTGCTTTGCTAAAACGACTGACAGCAAAAGTCCAGCCACATAAGATCAAAGCCCATAGTAATAAAGAGCCTTCATGCCCTCCCCAAATAGCACTCAACTTAAACTGAATTGGCATCTGACTATTAGAGTGCTGTGCCACATAAACAACCGAGAAATCATCTTGGGCAAAAGCATAGCCTAAACAAATAAAACTAATAATGATAAATACAAACTGCCCCATTGCTAATGGCTTGGCAAAACTCATCCACATCTCATTACGAGTTGATGCGCCATACATGGGCACCGCCGCCAGCACTACGGATAAAAACAATGCAATAATTAAGGCAAATTCACCTATTTCAGGTATCATTTCGCAGCCTCCTGCTTTTGTTGCATAGATTCAGCAATTTCAGGCGGCATGTAGTTTTCATCATGTTTGGCTAGTACTTCATCTGCCTGAAAAACACCATTAGCATCCATCTTACCTTGCGCAATAATCCCCTGTCCTTCACGAAATAAATCCGGCAATATCCCTGTAAATTCTACGGTAACCTGATGCTCATAATCCGTTAAGGCAAATTGCACTTTCAATGAGTCGGTAGATCTTTTTACACTGCCATCAACAACCATACCACCCGCTCGAATTCGAGCACCAACAGGTGCTTCACCTTTGGCTATTTGGCTAGTTGAATAAAATAAATTGATATTTTCACTCAGTGAAAACATGACTAAACCGACAATTAAAGCCGTTCCAAAAACTAAGCCTAAAATAATGGTTAATCTCTTTTGTCTTTTTGGGGTCATACTGTTCCCTGTTCACGTCTTAATCGACGTTTTGCATTAATAAAAAACTGTCTTTTGAGCAGATAAGCTGACACGATATTATAAAAAAATATCACTAGCGCTATGCCATAACTTAGCCACACATAAAGTCCATGTGTCCCCATTTGTAAAAAATCAGCAAATGATGTAAAACTTCCCATTTTTAAAACCTTTTGTAATCTATGAAGATAATTTCCCTATTTAGTTCTGTGCTTGATATAACAAAAGCAAGGGAACTAGAAATTAATAATTTTCAATAACCTTTTTTACCCAATCGCTGCGTTTTTCACGCTCTAAAACCTCAATGCGCGCACGACTCATTAATACCACCGCAAAAAAACAATAAAAGCCCAGCACCATCACTAATAGTGGCATCCACATTTCAGGTGGCATTGCCGGTTTTTCCGTCACCGTAAAGGTGGCTGGTTGATGCAAAGTGTTCCACCACTCCACTGAATATTTAATAATAGGGATATTCACCAAACCTACCAAAGATAAAATGGCAGTCGCTTTATCTGAACTGGCTTTATTTTCAAAGGCTGAATTTAACGCAATCACACCAATATATAAAAATAACAAGACCAGCATTGCAGTTAAACGCGCATCCCAAACCCACCATGCCCCCCAAGTTGGCTTACCCCAAATAGCACCTGTTGCCAAAGACATCACCGCGATAGAGGCTCCAATAGGTGCGCAAGCTCCAGCCACCACGTGCGCAATTTTCATTTTCCAAATTAAACCAACTGCTCCTGCAATCGCCATCATCATATAGCATGACTGCGCCAAAATAGATGAGGGCACATGTATATAAATGATACGAAAACTATTACCTTGCTGATAATCAGCTGGTGCAAAAACCAAACCCCAAACGGTGCCGGTAACTAATAAAAGAATGGCAGCAATTGCAAACCAAGGGAGTAACATACCAGTAATATCATAAAACCATCGTGGTGAGGCTAATTGATAAAA
Coding sequences:
- a CDS encoding cytochrome c-type biogenesis protein CcmE yields the protein MTPKRQKRLTIILGLVFGTALIVGLVMFSLSENINLFYSTSQIAKGEAPVGARIRAGGMVVDGSVKRSTDSLKVQFALTDYEHQVTVEFTGILPDLFREGQGIIAQGKMDANGVFQADEVLAKHDENYMPPEIAESMQQKQEAAK
- a CDS encoding heme exporter protein C; protein product: MKIKMPRWFYQLASPRWFYDITGMLLPWFAIAAILLLVTGTVWGLVFAPADYQQGNSFRIIYIHVPSSILAQSCYMMMAIAGAVGLIWKMKIAHVVAGACAPIGASIAVMSLATGAIWGKPTWGAWWVWDARLTAMLVLLFLYIGVIALNSAFENKASSDKATAILSLVGLVNIPIIKYSVEWWNTLHQPATFTVTEKPAMPPEMWMPLLVMVLGFYCFFAVVLMSRARIEVLEREKRSDWVKKVIENY
- a CDS encoding cytochrome c-type biogenesis protein CcmF; translation: MIPEIGEFALIIALFLSVVLAAVPMYGASTRNEMWMSFAKPLAMGQFVFIIISFICLGYAFAQDDFSVVYVAQHSNSQMPIQFKLSAIWGGHEGSLLLWALILCGWTFAVSRFSKALPLDMLARVLSVMGMVATGFISFLLITSSPFARYLPRHPADGADLNPLLQDFGLIVHPPMLYMGYVGFSVAFAFAIAALLSGRMDAAWARWSRPWTNVAWAFLGLGITLGSWWAYYELGWGGWWFWDPVENASLMPWLVGTALVHSLAVTEKRGVFKSWTLLLAIFAFSLSLLGTFLVRSGVLTSVHAFASDPERGFFILMLLAITMGGSLTLYALKAPNVKSESSFSWLSREVVLLINNVFLTVMAVTVLLGTLYPLLIDALGQGKISVGPPYFNAVFVPIMGTMAVAMGISIAVRWRETSSESMLKTLWLPAVISLLIGLIFPFVYGTGFEIRVFLGISVSLWVISTVAREFIGKFRNASSISNKLSQLSMSYYGMMLAHIGVAVTAIGITLVSTYSEERDMRMAKGDSVELAGYQFTFQGTHIVKGPNYMADQAIIEVTEDGEPVVILHPEKRRYNVKRNMMTEADIDAGLFRDLYVALGEPLNNGEAWAVRVHYKPYVRWLWLGGILMALGGLLTVTDKRYRKSSSKQESVNA
- a CDS encoding heme exporter protein D, with protein sequence MGSFTSFADFLQMGTHGLYVWLSYGIALVIFFYNIVSAYLLKRQFFINAKRRLRREQGTV